CGATCAGGTCGCAGGGGGACAGTTTCTGGAATCTGTCCCGGATATGAATAATTTTCCCCATAAACAACGTCTCGCCGGCCGCCCTGGGATCATGGCCTGGGGTGATATTTTTCGTGGAGTTCTCTTAACTTGTCCCTTGTGACATGGGTATAGATCTGGGTGGTGGAGATGTCTTCGTGACCGAGCATGACCTGGACAGCCCTAAGGTCGGCGCCGCCCTGAAGTAGATGACTGGCGAAAGAATGCCTGATGGTGTGGGGCGATATCTCCTTTTTTATCCCGGCATCCTTCCCGTATTGCTTGATAATCTTCCAGAATCCTTGACGGGTCAGAGGGCGTCCTCTGAAATTGAGGAACAGGCAGGGAATGTTGGCGTTGCGAAGCATCTGAGGCCGGCCTTCTGAGAGATATGCCCTGACCGCCTGGATAGCCTTTCCTCCAATGGGTACCAGCCGTTCCTTGGCGCCCTTGCCCAGTGTTCTTATATATCCCGATTCCAGATTGACGTTCGAGACGGTCAATCCGATGAGTTCAGAAACCCGCAACCCGGTCGCATACAGGAGTTCCAGCATGGCCCGATCCCGGTTCCCACGAGGGCTGGAGGGGTCGGGTCGGGCCAGAAGCCGCTCCACTTCGTCCGTACTCAGGACTTCCGGCAGGTTCCGTGAGAGCCGAGGGATCTCGAGCAGCCTGGCC
This genomic stretch from Deltaproteobacteria bacterium harbors:
- the xerD gene encoding site-specific tyrosine recombinase XerD; translation: MDALIDQFINYLRLERGLADNTVQAYSRDLSGFARFLEEQRLSPLTVSRDRIIEYLNSLRRSLSARSIARNISATRMFFRFLASEGHIRENPARLLEIPRLSRNLPEVLSTDEVERLLARPDPSSPRGNRDRAMLELLYATGLRVSELIGLTVSNVNLESGYIRTLGKGAKERLVPIGGKAIQAVRAYLSEGRPQMLRNANIPCLFLNFRGRPLTRQGFWKIIKQYGKDAGIKKEISPHTIRHSFASHLLQGGADLRAVQVMLGHEDISTTQIYTHVTRDKLRELHEKYHPRP